The Euzebya sp. DNA window GGTTCTCCGGCTTCACCGACGGGTTCTTGTCGATGTAGGGGACGGCCATCAGGCCGACGAGGCCGACGATCCCCGGGATGGTCACGCCCGCGATCATCGGGTGGAAGTAGCGCAGGAGCTCCTGCAGGCCGAGGAAGTACCAGGGCGCCTTCGAGGGGTTCGGGGTCTGGTTCGGGTTGGCCAGCTCGCGCAGGGGGAACGCGGGGGTGATCGACAGCAGGACGATCACGGCGGTGATCGCGAGCAGGGCGATCAGCTCGGACGCGAGCAGGTGGGGCCAGGTGTAGACCTTGTCCTCCTGCTTCCCGCGGATCTGCTGGATGCCGCTCGGCGGGACCATCGCCAGCAGGCGGTGGGTGTGCTTCTGGCCGGCCAGCTTCGCCTCGGGCTGCTGGAGGTCCGCGACGTTGCCCTGGCGCCGCTTCAGCGCCTCGGCGACGCGCTTCTGGCGCTCCTCGGCGGACATCATCCCACCCGCCTCCGGGGCGTCTGCGACCGCGGTCGCCGCACCGCCACCGCCCGCGCCGGCACCGCCGGCGGCCTCGGCCTTCGCCTTCTGCTCCTCGAAGGACTTGGGTCCGAGCTCGGCGCCCGCGGCCTTCTTCTTCGCGCGCACGGCGGCGGCCTTCGCCTTGGCGCGCGCGATCCGCTCGCTCTTGCCCTCGGCGATGAGTTGGTCGTAGACCTCCTGGTCGATCTCGACGTTCTCTGCCATGTCGTGGCCTCCTGGGGTGGGGCGTGCGGGGTGGTGGTCGGGGTGGGGGACGGGACCTACAGCGGCCCGGAGATCCCACCGTCCTTGCGGATCCGCCAGAAGTGGACGGCCAGGAACAGGGTGGTGACGAACGGCAGGGCGAGGACGTGCAGCACGTACCAGCGCAGCAGCGTCTCGGGTCCGATCTCGACGCCGCCGAGCAGCACGAACTGCACCTGTTGGCCGAACACCGGTGTGAACCCGGCCATCTGCGTGCCGACGGCCACGGCCCAGATCGCGAGCTGGTCCCACGGGAGCAGGTAGCCGGTGAAGGCCAGCAGCAGGGTGAGGAGCAGCAGCACGACGCCGACGACCCAGTTGAACTCGCGCGGCGGCTTGTAGGCGCCGTGGTAGAAGACCCGCGCCATGTGGAGGAACACGGTCAGCACCATCAGGTGCGCGGCCCACCGGTGCATGTTGCGGACGAGGTCGCCGAACTGCACCCCGGAGATGATCCGCTGCATGTCGGCGTAGGCGAGCTCCTGCCCCGCACCCGCCGCCGGCCGGTAGAAGAACATCAAGAAGATGCCGGTGATCGTCAGCAGGATGAACAGGAAGAAGCTGAGGCCGCCCAGGCAGTAGGTGTAGGTCAGCTTCAGGCCGTGCCGCTTCACCTTCACCGGGTGGAGGTGGTACAGCACGTTGTTCATGGCCGCGAGGGCGCGGTCCCGCGACGTGTCGCGGTAGCCCTTCCGGTAGATGGACCCCGGCCGGAAGATCGACTTCCAGACCACGTTGTCCTGGACGGCCTTCTTCAGCTCGTCAGGCTTCGGCGGGGAGGGGATTCGTGCCACGGGTTGGTGTCCTCTTGTCGGTCAGCTCTGGACGCGGCCCAGCCACAGGGCGTCGGAGGGGCACCGCTCCACGCAGATCGCGCAGCGCGTGCACTCGTTGTCGTCGATGATGAAGGTCGCGGAGGCGGACTGCGCGAGGGTCAGCACCTCGGGGTTCTCGGCGTCGGTGATGATGTCCGGCGCGAGCATCCAGATGCACTCCCACGGGCACACGTCCTCGCAGGCGCGGCACAGGATGCACAGCTCTGGGGTCAGCCCGATGTGGCGCTTCGGCTTGACCCGCTCCTGCAGCCAGGAGGGATCGACGGTCTCGATCCGGTAGTCGTCGTAGATCTCCGGGTGGAGACCCTGGTCGGTCAGGCCCATCTAGATCCACATCCTCGTCGTCACTTGTAGCCGCCGGACTGCTCGCGAGCCTCTTCGCCCTCGGCGAGCGTGCGGGGGTAGCGCTTCTGGATCCACAGCGCGGCCGCGCCGAAGGCGACCATGGCGACCATCGTCTCGACCATCACGATCGAGTCGCGGAACACCTGGTAGAAGTTGCCCATCACCACGAAGTCGCCGATGACGATCTGGGACGGGATGACCTGGTCGGTGAGCAGCTCGGACTGCCCGTCCAGGAAGTAGATCCAGGCCGACGGGAGGATCCCGAAGGCCCACAGGGTGGCGACCATCGAGGCGCACCCGCCCATGATCGCCGCGACCCAGCCGTGGGAGTCCCTGAGGCGCACCGCGGCCAGGCAGAACCCGGCCACGAGGGCGACGCTGCCGAGGGTCACCGCCAGCCCCGCGAACCCGCGCCCGAAGTCCCACAGGGCGACGAAGGTGTCGGGGATCGTGGTGAAGAACTCGCTGATCACGTGGGCTGGCCTTCCTCGACAGGTCGGTTCACGTCGATGTCGGGCGGTCGGCGCGCTGGTGACCTCGTCGGGTCACCGGACAGCTCGACGGCCCAGGGTGGCCGATCGTACTGGGGCGTCACGGACAGGGCCAACCCGGTCCCCCGCCAGCGGCGGGCCCGCTCGGGGCATCTTCGCCACCGAGGTTGCCCGGCGGGCCCCCGCTACCCGGCGTCGGGGACCTCGACCGCGACGTCGAGGTGGGTGTCGAGGAGCTCGACCATCTGCGCGACCGACAGGGGGCCGGTCTGGCGGTACGCCACCGTGCCGTCGGGCTCGACGAACAAGGTCGTGGGCATGCCGAAGCTGCCGGTCGCCGTGAAGTACTCGCCCAGCCGGTCGACCGCGAGGTCGTAGGTGATCCCGAGCTCGGAGACGAACGGCTCGGCGTTGATCGCCGCGTCCTGGGTGTTGATGCCGACCAGGCGGAAGGCGTCGCCGCCGGCGTCGTGGACGGCCTGGAAGTCGGGCATCTCGGCGACGCAGGGACCACACCAGGTCGCCCAGAAGTTGAGGACGAGCGGCTCGCCCCCCAGCAGGTCGGCGATCGCGACGGGGTCGCCGTCCCCGAACGCCTCGAGCTCGGCGGCGGGTAGGCACGAGACCGCGTCCGTCGGCGCGATGGCGGCGTCCCCCTGGGGCTCCACCGCCGCGGCCGCCGCGCCGTCGGGGGTGTCCGCGGTGCCGGCGGCGTCGCAGTCGACCGCCGGCGTCCCCCCGAGCAGGCCGGTGCTCGCGCCCACGGCCACGA harbors:
- the extP gene encoding selenite/tellurite reduction operon b-type cytochrome ExtP; the protein is MPSPPKPDELKKAVQDNVVWKSIFRPGSIYRKGYRDTSRDRALAAMNNVLYHLHPVKVKRHGLKLTYTYCLGGLSFFLFILLTITGIFLMFFYRPAAGAGQELAYADMQRIISGVQFGDLVRNMHRWAAHLMVLTVFLHMARVFYHGAYKPPREFNWVVGVVLLLLTLLLAFTGYLLPWDQLAIWAVAVGTQMAGFTPVFGQQVQFVLLGGVEIGPETLLRWYVLHVLALPFVTTLFLAVHFWRIRKDGGISGPL
- a CDS encoding TlpA family protein disulfide reductase produces the protein PHADPDPHADPDPHADHDPAGEGRGSAARTALLGLVVVAVIAGVVAVGASTGLLGGTPAVDCDAAGTADTPDGAAAAAVEPQGDAAIAPTDAVSCLPAAELEAFGDGDPVAIADLLGGEPLVLNFWATWCGPCVAEMPDFQAVHDAGGDAFRLVGINTQDAAINAEPFVSELGITYDLAVDRLGEYFTATGSFGMPTTLFVEPDGTVAYRQTGPLSVAQMVELLDTHLDVAVEVPDAG
- a CDS encoding NADH-quinone oxidoreductase subunit I, which translates into the protein MGLTDQGLHPEIYDDYRIETVDPSWLQERVKPKRHIGLTPELCILCRACEDVCPWECIWMLAPDIITDAENPEVLTLAQSASATFIIDDNECTRCAICVERCPSDALWLGRVQS
- a CDS encoding menaquinol-cytochrome c reductase cytochrome b subunit — encoded protein: MAENVEIDQEVYDQLIAEGKSERIARAKAKAAAVRAKKKAAGAELGPKSFEEQKAKAEAAGGAGAGGGGAATAVADAPEAGGMMSAEERQKRVAEALKRRQGNVADLQQPEAKLAGQKHTHRLLAMVPPSGIQQIRGKQEDKVYTWPHLLASELIALLAITAVIVLLSITPAFPLRELANPNQTPNPSKAPWYFLGLQELLRYFHPMIAGVTIPGIVGLVGLMAVPYIDKNPSVKPENRKYAYVMFSMFLLGSAILTLVGSFFRGPGFNWVWPWVDGLFFEI